GGTGACGACGCCGTCCCGGTCGGCCGTGACCGTCGTGTCGACGGGACCGGGGTCGAGGTCCGCGACGGTGACGTCCGGGTCGCCGCCCTGGGCTGCGACGATCTCGCGGAACTTCGCCTCTGCTCGCCCGCTGTCGAGAATGTCCGACGCCGCCTCGGTGACGCCCGCACCGTCGAGGAGTATCTGCGAGAGCCGTTCGCTCTTCTGGCGGAGGGACGCCGGCCCGCCGCCCTGCAAGACGGCGAGCACGTCCCGGGCCTCGAGGACCGGCCCGATGCCCTGCCCGATTGGCTGTTCCCCGCGCGTTATCGCACAGTCGACCGCCATCCCGAGGCGCTCGCCGACGTGGCGACAGTCCTCTGCCATCTCGCGGGCTTCGGACAGGCTCTCTACTTTCGCGCCCTCACCGTAGGGGATGTCGATGACGACGTTGGTCGCGCCGGCGCTCTTCTTCTTCGAGAGCACCGAGGCGATGACCTGCCCCGGCGGGTCCAGCGACAGCGGCGTCTCCGCGCGGATGATCTTGTCGTCGACCGGCGAGAGGTTCACCGCCCCGCCCCAGACCATACAACCGTTCGTCTCGGCGACGATCTCCTCGATCTCCGCGAGCGAGAAGTCGACGTCACAGAACACCTCAACGGTGTCGGCGGTGCCCGCCGCGGAGGTCACGGCCCGCGACGACGTCTTCGGGATTGTGAGCCCCGCTGCGGCGAGAATCGGGACGATGATGGGCGTGACCCGGTTCCCGGCCACGCCGCCGATGGAATGCTTGTCGACGACAGGCGTGCTGTCCCACCGCATAGTCTCGCCGACTGCCACCATACACTCGGTGAGTGCGATCATCTCCTGTCTGGACATGCCGTTGGTGTAGACGCCCGCGACGAAGGCGCTCAACTCCACGTCGTTCAGCCGGTCGCGGTTGATGTCGCGGACGATGGCACGCAGCTCCGAGAGTTCGAGCTCGATGCCGTCGAGCTTCTTCTTCAGATAGGCCACCGAGTCGGGCCTCGTCGCCAGCGTCACGTCCACGGTCCCGGTGATGTGTCCCAGCGGCCGCGTGACGCCGAGTTCCCCAGCCCCGACCAGCTCGTCGGTGACCTCCACGATGCCCGTCGTGACCCGGTCGTCGTGGGTGATATGGACCCGGTCGAGCGGATGGGCCCCGAGGTCGCTCGCGTCGGCCGAGTTCAGCAGGACAGTCGGCGTCCGCGTGCCGATGTCGATATCGAGTCCGGTGAGTTCCATGTGCCCACTTCACACCCCCGCGGTAATAGCGCGACCCCCACCGGTACCCTCTTCTCACTTGCCTGCGGTACCGATTGCATGTCCAGTGTTACGGCCGCCCCCCGCCGACCCGGTACGTGTCGACAGGTTCGGTGCCCATCGTGACACCGCCGCTCGGCGAGTGGGCGTTCGACCGCCGCGGGCCCGAACACAGCAAGCGGGTGTACGACTGGTGGGGGAGACACGACTGGGCCTACCGGGCCTTCGTCAACGGCTACCTGCTCGGACGCGAGGGAGCCTTCCGGACACGGACGGTCGAGTCGCTCGGTCTCGACCCCGGCGACTGGGTCCTCGACGTCGGCTGTGGCCCCGGGCCGAACTTCGACGTGCTCGCGGACGCCGTCGGTCCGACGGGGGCTCTCGTCGGTGTCGACGCGAGCGAGGGGATGGTCGAGCGAGCGACAGCACGGGGTACGACGCTCGACTGTTCGGCCACCGTACTCCAGGCCGACGCCGCCCGACTGCCGCTGCGAGACGCGTCTGTCGACGCGGCGTGTGCGACGCTCTCGCTCAGTGCCATGCCCGATATCCCGGCCGTCGTCGACCAGCTCGCTCGCGTCCTCCGACCGGGCGGTCGGCTCGCGGTACTCGACGCCCGTCCCTTCGAGGCTGCGTACGCCCGGTGGTTGAACCCGTTCATCGAGCGTGCCGCTGCCTACCTCACCAACTGGTATCCCGACGCCGACATCGTCGGCGCGGTCGACGAACGGTTCGCCGACACGACGCTCCGGACCTTCCAGGGCGGTTCCATCTACGTACTCACCGGACGGAACGGGACGGAGCGCTAGTCTTCGTCCGGCCGAGCCAGCAGTTCCTCTTCGTAGGCCGCGACGGCGCCGACGACCGACGCCGCGTCGTCCGCTGGCACATCGAACTCGTCGAGGCTCGCCTCGAGTAACTCGACGGCACGCTCGATGTGCGCCGGTGTGAACGGGACGTGGAGGTGGGCCTCCCGGACCGGCGCCGCGTCGTACGTCTCCGGTCCTCCTGCGGCCTCACAGAGAAAGTCGGTCTGTGTCCGCCGCAGCATCTCCATGTCCGCGTTCTCGAAGAACGGACCCAGCTCCTCGTCTTCCACAAGTCTGTCGTAGAAGTCGTCGACGACCGCTCGGATGCCCGCTTGTTCCCCCAAACGTTCGTACAACGTTTGCTCCGCCATACGGGTCCCACGGTGGTTTCGACCAATATTGTTTCGCCGTCGCGCCGTCCGACCGGTGGCTCGCGACGAGACGACGGCCCCGTTGCCGCCAGCTGTCTACCTCGATGGCCCCCTTCGACCTGTCGCGCCCTTCGAAGTGCTAGTGGTCTAGTCTCGAACCATCCGAACTGACGAGAAAATCTACAAAATCCTGGATTATGGACTCACCTTGTACCCAAAAGGGCCAAACTATACCATATATAAGAATTATATCTCTAAAACACGAATAAACTCGGATTTAAAATTTCGAAGAAGGATATTAGTCAACAAAAATGGGTAAGATGAGTTCGAAATTACCAATCAGTGTGCAAACCCTCTCAGTAGTCCTGTCTGTGACTACACTTCTATCGGATATCTTCACTCTCGCGGTTCTCGGCCGCTATCGCGCGTTCGGGCCAGCGGACGGGCATCCGACTCCACTGGGCCCTGCTCTCTGAGAATAACATATGTACGTCTGATAGAAATATGGATTCTGTGCAGTCCGCTCCAGTACGACGCCGTCGGCTGCCCGCGGACGGTCCTGTTCGGACGAGCGACTCTGTCTCGAGGGTTCGACTGGGATGCCACTATATCGTGGCACTGTTTGACACCACCCATGATAAAACCCGGTGTCGGCGGGGGAGCTGACGGCCCCGAGGTTCGTGATCGCCGTCAACGTATCCTGTTCGCTGTCGCACGCCTGCGGCTCAGCCGTGTGTAGCACGACTCGATTCGGCGAGTCGGCATGCCCCATCTGACTGTTCGCTCCCGGACCCGCTCTCTTCGCTACGATACTGCGTACCACAATCTTTAACCCTACATTCCGAGTCTCCAGAGACCATGGCGAGAGAAGACGAACCGGACTATCGCATACCCCCAGGCGGCGGCGTGCCGTGGCGGGACATGGGAATGGAGGAGACGCACCGGCCGCCGGAACGCGACGTCGAGATAACCGGCATCGAGACGATGGCCATCGCGGGCAACTTCACGTGGGGCATCGTTAAGGTCGAGACCGACGCCGGCGTCTACGGCCTGGGCGAGACCTTCCGCGCCGAGGCGGCGCTCGATATGGCCGGCCGGCTGGCGGTCGACCTCGTCGGCGAGAACCCGCTCGATACCTCCCGCGTGCGCGAACTGCTCGAGCAGCGCTACACTGGCGCGGGCGCTATCGGGCAGGCCGCGTTCACGGCCATCGAGACGGCCTGTTACGACATCAAGGGCAAGCTGTTCGACGTCCCCGTCTACGAACTGCTGGGCGGGAAGTACCGGGACGATATCAAGATTTACTGTGACACCCACGGCGGCGAGTCGCTGGGCGAGGCTGCCGACCACGACCCACGGGACGTCTACACGCCCGAGGCGTACGCTCGCGCCGCCCGCGAGGTCGTCGACGAGGGGTTCGAGGCGCTGAAGTTCGACCTCGACGTGCCGACCCACGCCGAGTACGACGAGGCCAGCCGGCGGATGGGCAACGAGGCGCTCGAGCACAAGGTCAGCCTCGTCGAGGCCGTCCGCGACGAGATCGGCTACGACGTCGACCTCGGGATGGACCTCCACTGGAACTTCACGACCGAGACGGCCATCCGCCTGGGCAAGAAACTCGAACGGTTCGACCTCGCCTGGCTCGAGGACCCGGTCCCGCCGGAGAAGACCGAGTCCCAGCGCCGGGTGACCGAGGCGCTCGACGTGCCGGTGCTCACCGGCGAGAACCTCGTCACCGTCTCGCAGTTCAACGACGCCGCCCGGGAGGGGATGATGGACATCGCCGCGCCCGACGTCAACAAGTGCGGCGGCCTGGGCGAGTACGTCGACATCGCCACCGTCTGTGACCTCTACGGCATCCCCATCGCCTCGCACAATATCTCCAGCCCGCTGGGGACCGTCGCCGGTGCCCACGTCTCCGCGGCCATCCCGAACTTCCTTTGCCTGGAGTGGCACGCCCGGGACGTCCCGTGGTGGAACGAGATGGCCGAGCGCGTCGACGGTTCGGGCCCCGTCCTCGAGGACGGCTCCATCGACGTGCCCGAGGGCCCCGGCCTGGGCGTCGAACTGAACCCTGACATCTGCGAGGAGTACCTGGTCGACGGCTACGACCTCATCGTCTGAGACGCTGTCCGCGTCGGTTCGCCTGCGGTTCGAGGACGAAGGTGGTGCGAGAGCCGAGACCTCGCGGGTCGACCACAGCCGGGGCTTCCTGATTGAGTCCCTCCGAATTCCCATAACTAAACATCATCGATTTTCCCGCCGACGGCGACTGGACACGCCCTCGGCGTCCGTAGGGAGGACCTACCTGAGTTCGCGACGGGACGTCGAATCGAACCCGCCGTGCGGAGTGGGCGGCGGCGTCATAGATAGCGGAGGTTTTATCCGGGTGGTATGCACACACTCACACGAATACGTATGACAGACCGCTCGAACACGTGGCCTCGTGGTGGGGTGTCGACCGAACAGCTGCTGGAGCGCTGGGCGGCTCTGGACCGGGGCTGGAAAGCGGCAGCCTTCGGTGTCCTCATCGTCGCGGGCCACGCGCTGTGACGATGAGGCAGTTGTCCCGTTCGCTTGGCCGAGTAGTCCCGGGGCTCGCGCTGCTGGTCGCCCTCGCCGTCATCGCCCGTGTCGTCGGCGATGCCGTCCCGGCGCTCAGCCCCCTCATCGTCGCTATCGCTATCGGCGTCGTCATCGCGAACTCTGTCGGGCTCCCCGAGGTCGCCGCGCCCGGAGCCAACCGGCACAAACTGCTGCTGGAGACCGCCATCGTCCTGCTGGGCGCGCAGTTGACGCTCGACGCCATCGTCGAGGCCGGGGGGACCGTCGTGGTGCTCGCCACGCTCGTCGTCCTCTTTGGCGTCCTCTACCTGGAACTGCTGGCGCGGTTCGTCTTCGGCATCGACGGCGGGGCCCGCGCGGTGCTCGCGGCCGGGGCGAGCGTCTGCGGTGTCTCGGCGGTACTCGCCGTCTCCGGGACCGTCGACGTCAAGGAGTCGGCCGTGACCTACGCCGTGGCGACCATCCTGCTGTTCGACGCCGTCACGCTCGTCGTGTTCCCCGCCGTGGAACCGCTGCTCGGCCTCACCGGACAGCAGTTCGGTAT
This DNA window, taken from Haloarcula ordinaria, encodes the following:
- a CDS encoding AMP phosphorylase, with protein sequence MELTGLDIDIGTRTPTVLLNSADASDLGAHPLDRVHITHDDRVTTGIVEVTDELVGAGELGVTRPLGHITGTVDVTLATRPDSVAYLKKKLDGIELELSELRAIVRDINRDRLNDVELSAFVAGVYTNGMSRQEMIALTECMVAVGETMRWDSTPVVDKHSIGGVAGNRVTPIIVPILAAAGLTIPKTSSRAVTSAAGTADTVEVFCDVDFSLAEIEEIVAETNGCMVWGGAVNLSPVDDKIIRAETPLSLDPPGQVIASVLSKKKSAGATNVVIDIPYGEGAKVESLSEAREMAEDCRHVGERLGMAVDCAITRGEQPIGQGIGPVLEARDVLAVLQGGGPASLRQKSERLSQILLDGAGVTEAASDILDSGRAEAKFREIVAAQGGDPDVTVADLDPGPVDTTVTADRDGVVTHVDNALVNELARRAGAPKDHRAGILLHCRTGDEVGVGDDLLTLYAEKAEKLDQARSLLEETAPIRVLRSGDVLVERW
- a CDS encoding class I SAM-dependent methyltransferase, with the translated sequence MSTGSVPIVTPPLGEWAFDRRGPEHSKRVYDWWGRHDWAYRAFVNGYLLGREGAFRTRTVESLGLDPGDWVLDVGCGPGPNFDVLADAVGPTGALVGVDASEGMVERATARGTTLDCSATVLQADAARLPLRDASVDAACATLSLSAMPDIPAVVDQLARVLRPGGRLAVLDARPFEAAYARWLNPFIERAAAYLTNWYPDADIVGAVDERFADTTLRTFQGGSIYVLTGRNGTER
- a CDS encoding group I truncated hemoglobin; protein product: MAEQTLYERLGEQAGIRAVVDDFYDRLVEDEELGPFFENADMEMLRRTQTDFLCEAAGGPETYDAAPVREAHLHVPFTPAHIERAVELLEASLDEFDVPADDAASVVGAVAAYEEELLARPDED
- a CDS encoding mandelate racemase/muconate lactonizing enzyme family protein, which gives rise to MAREDEPDYRIPPGGGVPWRDMGMEETHRPPERDVEITGIETMAIAGNFTWGIVKVETDAGVYGLGETFRAEAALDMAGRLAVDLVGENPLDTSRVRELLEQRYTGAGAIGQAAFTAIETACYDIKGKLFDVPVYELLGGKYRDDIKIYCDTHGGESLGEAADHDPRDVYTPEAYARAAREVVDEGFEALKFDLDVPTHAEYDEASRRMGNEALEHKVSLVEAVRDEIGYDVDLGMDLHWNFTTETAIRLGKKLERFDLAWLEDPVPPEKTESQRRVTEALDVPVLTGENLVTVSQFNDAAREGMMDIAAPDVNKCGGLGEYVDIATVCDLYGIPIASHNISSPLGTVAGAHVSAAIPNFLCLEWHARDVPWWNEMAERVDGSGPVLEDGSIDVPEGPGLGVELNPDICEEYLVDGYDLIV
- a CDS encoding YeiH family protein, coding for MRQLSRSLGRVVPGLALLVALAVIARVVGDAVPALSPLIVAIAIGVVIANSVGLPEVAAPGANRHKLLLETAIVLLGAQLTLDAIVEAGGTVVVLATLVVLFGVLYLELLARFVFGIDGGARAVLAAGASVCGVSAVLAVSGTVDVKESAVTYAVATILLFDAVTLVVFPAVEPLLGLTGQQFGIWAGLSLFSTGPTAAVGFAVSETAGRWATLTKLVRNCFIGVLAIGYALRNATADADSVSPTEVWTRFPKFLIGFLVVLVVANLGVLSQGALSSIERTTDWLFIIAFVGLGFDIEFHRLRAAGLRPVALVLVHLTTVSVLTYTAVTLLF